The following coding sequences are from one Mycobacterium bourgelatii window:
- a CDS encoding alpha/beta hydrolase: MLEVITKGVASKSHPAPLLFVHGGCLSAWCWDEHFLDFFAERGFCAAAVSVRGHGASNCPTPLRNCGIADYLDDVRWAADQLGGHPVLIGHSTGGFIVQKYLMERDAPAGVLLASTPTRGIGFSSVRVWLRHPVQVMRANMSGGARDIFNTPPLARIFRETL; encoded by the coding sequence GTGCTCGAAGTGATCACCAAGGGTGTTGCCAGCAAATCCCATCCTGCTCCGTTGCTGTTCGTGCATGGCGGTTGTCTCTCAGCGTGGTGCTGGGACGAGCACTTTCTCGACTTCTTCGCCGAACGCGGGTTCTGCGCCGCTGCGGTGAGCGTGCGCGGCCACGGGGCCAGTAATTGCCCGACTCCGCTGCGCAACTGCGGCATCGCGGACTACCTGGACGATGTGCGTTGGGCCGCTGACCAATTGGGCGGGCACCCCGTGCTGATCGGGCATTCCACCGGTGGCTTCATCGTGCAGAAGTACCTCATGGAGCGCGATGCGCCCGCCGGGGTGCTGTTGGCCTCCACGCCGACCCGCGGCATCGGGTTTTCGTCGGTGAGGGTGTGGCTGCGGCATCCCGTGCAAGTCATGCGGGCCAACATGTCCGGCGGCGCGCGTGACATCTTCAACACCCCGCCCCTAGCCCGGATTTTTCGTGAAACGTTGTGA
- a CDS encoding sulfite exporter TauE/SafE family protein: protein MLLIGLAGLGAGAINALVGSGTLITFPTLVALGYPPVTATMSNAVGLVAGGVSATWGYRNELQGQRDRLLWQMPASLLGAALGAYLLLHLPEKVFISIVPVLLVLALILVLIGPRMQAWARRRAEEAGRSAEHVSPIRMIALVLGTFAVGVYGGYFTAAQGILLIGVMGALLPESVQRMNAAKNLLALLVNIVAAVAYTLVAWDRISWPVAGVIAVGSLVGGVVGARYGRRLSPNALRATIVVVGLIGLYRLLAV, encoded by the coding sequence ATGCTGTTGATCGGACTGGCCGGGTTGGGTGCCGGTGCGATCAACGCGCTCGTCGGATCGGGCACTCTGATCACGTTCCCGACGCTGGTGGCGCTGGGCTACCCGCCGGTCACGGCGACCATGTCCAACGCTGTCGGCCTGGTGGCGGGGGGAGTGTCGGCCACCTGGGGCTATCGCAACGAGCTGCAGGGTCAGCGGGACCGACTGCTCTGGCAGATGCCGGCGTCGTTGCTGGGCGCTGCGCTAGGTGCCTACCTGCTGCTGCATCTGCCCGAAAAGGTGTTCATCTCGATCGTTCCGGTGCTGCTGGTGCTGGCCCTGATCCTGGTGCTGATCGGTCCGCGGATGCAGGCGTGGGCACGCCGCCGGGCCGAAGAGGCGGGCCGCTCCGCCGAACACGTCTCACCGATCCGGATGATCGCGCTGGTACTGGGGACATTCGCCGTCGGCGTCTACGGCGGTTACTTCACCGCCGCGCAAGGCATCTTGCTGATCGGGGTGATGGGCGCATTGCTGCCGGAGTCGGTGCAGCGCATGAACGCAGCCAAGAACCTGCTGGCGCTGTTGGTCAATATCGTTGCGGCCGTGGCTTATACGCTGGTGGCCTGGGACCGCATCAGTTGGCCGGTGGCCGGCGTGATCGCGGTCGGGTCGCTGGTCGGGGGAGTGGTAGGTGCGCGGTACGGACGTCGGCTCTCGCCAAACGCGTTGCGGGCCACCATCGTTGTGGTCGGGTTGATCGGACTGTACCGCCTGCTCGCCGTGTAG